From a region of the Helianthus annuus cultivar XRQ/B chromosome 5, HanXRQr2.0-SUNRISE, whole genome shotgun sequence genome:
- the LOC110939466 gene encoding auxin-responsive protein SAUR71, which produces MKKLIRRLSRVSHSCRCSAASGTASGDSSSTTVPEGHLPFYVGEEMERFVVSAQLLNHPLFINLLNKSAQEYGYRQQGVLRIACHVIIFRRLLEALQEGEEASCDLQHLLAQHMEHV; this is translated from the coding sequence atgAAAAAACTCATACGACGTCTCTCTCGCGTCTCTCACTCCTGCCGCTGCTCCGCCGCTAGCGGAACCGCTAGCGGTGACTCCTCGTCCACCACCGTGCCGGAGGGTCACCTCCCCTTTTATGTTGGAGAAGAAATGGAACGGTTTGTGGTTAGTGCACAACTATTGAACCACCCTCTTTTTATTAACTTGCTAAACAAATCGGCTCAAGAATATGGTTATCGGCAACAAGGGGTTCTTCGTATCGCCTGCCATGTTATTATTTTTCGGCGGTTGCTTGAAGCATTGCAAGAAGGGGAAGAGGCTTCATGTGATCTACAACATCTTCTGGCTCAACATATGGAACATGTCTAG
- the LOC110942178 gene encoding putative rRNA methylase YtqB encodes MMLRCYPVSSMFKLKYKPVGLWRNRLSIVPFISSNHNNLVFHSKPIKLTDDSPLSGVECVMMDYLFGKRKATEVAHSIWKHVVQKGDAVVDATCGNGHDTLAMANMVADESCSGHVYSLDIQETALQNTASLLDKSLDPHKRETVELFATCHSKMEEVVPRGVTVRLVAFNLGYLPGGDKTVITKSETTLLGMNAASRILASGGLISVLVYVGHPGGMEEYEMVEGFASGLAVNEWICCKLQMMNRPLAPILVLLCKR; translated from the exons ATGATGTTACGATGTTATCCAGTTTCAAGCATGTTCAAACTCAAGTACAAACCTGTTGGATTATGGCGCAATAGATTGTCCATAGTACCCTTTATTTCTTCCAACCATAATAATCTTGTTTTCCACTCAAAACCAATTAAACTCACCGATGACTCTCCTTTATCTG GTGTAGAGTGTGTGATGATGGACTATCTGTTTGGAAAGAGAAAGGCCACTGAAGTTGCTCACTC TATATGGAAACATGTAGTCCAGAAAGGGGACGCCGTAGTGGATGCCACTTGTGGAAACGGTCATGATACACTGGCAATGGCGAATATGGTGGCTGATGAATCTTGTAGTGGCCATGTTTATTCTTTGGATATTCAAGAAACCGCGTTACAAAATACCGCGAGTTTGTTGGATAAATCACTTGACCCTCATAAG AGAGAAACGGTAGAGCTGTTCGCCACCTGTCACAGCAAAATGGAAGAAGTTGTTCCAAGGGGCGTCACAGTGAG GCTAGTTGCATTCAACTTAGGATACCTTCCGGGAGGTGACAAAACAGTGATTACTAAATCAGAAACAACGCTATTAGGAATGAACGCTGCAAGCAGAATTCTAGCGTCGGGAGGTCTTATCAGCGTGCTGGTTTACGTGGGCCATCCTGGCGGGAT GGAAGAGTATGAAATGGTGGAAGGTTTTGCGTCTGGATTGGCGGTTAACGAGTGGATATGCTGCAAGCTCCAAATGATGAATAGACCATTAGCTCCCATACTTGTTTTGTTATGCAAGAGGTAG
- the LOC110942177 gene encoding phosphoglycerate kinase, cytosolic produces MATKKSVSSLTEGDLKGKRVFVRVDLNVPLDDSFKITDDTRIRAAVPTVKYLMSHGARVILSSHLGRPKGVTPKFSLKPLVPRLSELLGIEVKMADDCIGPDVEKLVAEIPEGGVLLLENVRFYKEEEKNDPEFAKKLASLADLYVNDAFGTAHRAHASTEGVAKHLKPAVAGFLMQKELDYLVGAVSNPKKPFAAIVGGSKVSSKIGVIESLLEKVDILVLGGGMIFTFYKAQGLAVGSSLVEEDKLDLATTLLEKAKSKGVSLLLPSDVVIADKFAADANSKIVPASSIPDGWMGLDIGPDSIKSFSEALDTTKTVIWNGPMGVFEFDKFAIGTEAIAKKLAELSGKGVTTIIGGGDSVAAVEKVGLADKMSHISTGGGASLELLEGKPLPGVLALDEA; encoded by the exons ATGGCCACCAAAAAGAGTGTTAGTAGCTTAACAGAAGGAGATCTGAAGGGGAAACGAGTGTTCGTTAGGGTTGATCTGAACGTACCGTTGGATGATAGCTTCAAAATCACCGATGATACTCGCATCCGTGCTGCTGTTCCTACTGTCAAGTACTTGATGTCTCATGGCGCTAGAGTCATCCTTTCTTCTCATCTG GGACGTCCAAAGGGTGTAACGCCAAAGTTCAGCCTGAAGCCACTAGTGCCAAGACTCTCAGAACTCCTTGGAATCGAG GTCAAGATGGCAGACGACTGCATCGGACCAGATGTTGAGAAACTGGTTGCTGAAATCCCAGAGGGGGGTGTTCTACTTCTCGAAAACGTGAGGTTTTATAAAGAAGAAGAGAAAAACGACCCAGAATTCGCAAAGAAATTGGCATCCCTAGCCGACCTGTACGTCAACGATGCATTTGGCACCGCACACAGAGCCCATGCATCTACCGAGGGTGTCGCAAAGCATTTGAAACCCGCTGTTGCTGGTTTCCTTATGCAAAAGGAGCTTGACTACCTTGTTGGAGCTGTATCAAACCCTAAGAAGCCATTTGCCGCGATCGTTGGCGGCTCAAAGGTGTCTAGCAAAATCGGTGTTATCGAGTCACTATTAGAAAAGGTCGACATCCTTGTTCTCGGTGGAGGAATGATATTTACGTTCTACAAAGCACAAGGGCTAGCTGTCGGTTCTTCACTAGTCGAAGAAGATAAACTTGATCTTGCAACAACCCTTCTTGAAAAGGCCAAATCTAAAGGAGTGTCACTTTTACTCCCCTCTGACGTTGTCATCGCTGACAAGTTCGCTGCTGATGCAAACAGCAAG ATTGTTCCAGCATCTAGCATTCCAGACGGATGGATGGGATTGGATATCGGACCAGATTCCATCAAGTCGTTTAGTGAAGCTTTGGACACCACCAAGACTGTCATCTGGAATGGACCCATGGGTGTGTTCGAGTTTGACAAATTTGCCATAGGCACAGAG GCTATTGCAAAGAAGCTAGCAGAGCTTAGCGGGAAGGGTGTGACAACCATCATTGGAGGCGGTGATTCTGTTGCGGCGGTTGAGAAAGTTGGACTAGCTGACAAGATGAGTCACATATCAACCGGTGGTGGTGCTAGTTTGGAGCTTCTAGAAGGTAAGCCGCTTCCCGGTGTGCTTGCGTTGGATGAAGCTTGA